Proteins found in one Quercus robur chromosome 2, dhQueRobu3.1, whole genome shotgun sequence genomic segment:
- the LOC126715464 gene encoding uncharacterized protein LOC126715464, with translation MADDAAAAVSVPERTSIPSGDDSVWADVSPLLESACKDLRDGELIHGDNFNLFAAMSALEIMDPKMDSGIVCKYYSIDEAIENGAAPVPISINKTVDVQCTIDIMDHLLACEATWHKGHSLAQTVFSCIYLLRPDRTSSHALLHSYCRVIRATCKAVISVVSDARTHEEDDLFTMAYGLPLDGDGDEKCLSLLNAVEETISRQLRACKAPSSRRRVLEDMEPLQTNLDLEEGYCKALLCRLRFRKHFYHVLTSMRRPQGRGLELARKHIATCISELDCIYRSSDFLRSSACGTSEDGIENRTTASGCQPIGFDASLNCRLSAPTPPRAIKILSWKKAIEYFVKLLHDLDIICSYSLDPSLEGVLQFVVQFQKSQPDLVARAHLQLLLVQDGKLYGRDSMFTVITRAAVLPEVSKNHDVQKNEYFVQLGQLVINMLKILCTNAAWQRRKLGKMLQDWRVMYVQLELAFRKEFGEVSRIPEDENVCVKIFQHILLWVEEQTYWIASRFLILGFELELYSPSEYCMVYWYMYVVLIKLSEKTHLKMAAKNDMGKRKGKKKRDSPKDVAREYRIPPAVLFLQCQICLAEGLTMMLAALRNEHMILQSRNPFNTEQERFIQHFELLQKACIPDHVSFHSFRESTTYARLSTLVMYNYFKDAQRIAKEAKSSFSNDPDKLAELRKIEQVAEHNSIALNVISRVGALDPTLKASFEFSHHPYFATAVVKRS, from the exons ATGGCAGATGATGCGGCGGCGGCGGTCTCCGTACCCGAACGTACCTCCATTCCCTCCGGCGACGACTCGGTCTGGGCTGACGTGTCGCCTCTTCTTGAATCCGCATGCAAAG ATCTTCGAGACGGTGAACTTATTCATGGAGATAATTTCAATCTTTTTGCTGCAATGTCTGCTTTGGAG ATAATGGACCCGAAGATGGATTCTGGTATTGTTTGTAAATACTATTCCATTGATGAAGCCATTGAGAACGGTGCTGCTCCAGTTCCTATTAGCATTAACAAAACTGTTGATGTTCAATGCACTATTGACATCATGGACCATCTTCTAGCGTGTGAG GCGACATGGCACAAGGGTCATTCGTTGGCACAAACTGTGTTCTCTTGTATCTATCTTTTGAGACCTGATAGGACATCTTCACATGCCTTGCTTCATTCATATTGCAGAGTCATACGTGCAACCTGCAAGGCGGTTATTTCGGTTGTCTCAGATGCACGTACACATGAA GAAGATGATCTTTTTACAATGGCATATGGCCTTCCTTTGGATGGGGATGGAGATGAAAAGTGCTTGTCATTGCTAAATGCTGTTGAAGAAACAATTTCTCGCCAATTGCGTGCTTGCAAAGCCCCCTCGTCTAGAAGAAGAGTTTTAGAAG ATATGGAGCCCTTACAAACAAATCTTGATTTAGAAGAAGGCTACTGTAAAGCCTTGTTATGCCGCTTACGCTTTCGTAAG CATTTTTACCATGTTCTTACATCTATGAGGCGGCCTCAAGGGAGAGGTTTGGAGTTGGCAAGGAAACATATAGCTACCTGCATATCAGAGCTAGACTGCATTTATAGATCATCAGATTTTCTTAGATCTAGTGCCTGTGGAACTAGTGAGGATGGCATAGAAAATAGAACAACTGCTTCTGGCTGTCAGCCTATTGGGTTTGATGCTAGCTTAAATTGTAGATTATCTGCACCTACTCCACCGCGTGCAATTAAAATCCTTAGTTGGAAAAAG GCCATTGAATATTTTGTGAAACTGCTTCATGATCTAGACATTATATGTTCCTACTCATTGGATCCATCATTAGAAGGTGTTTTGCAGTTTGTGGTTCAGTTCCAAAAATCTCAACCTGATCTGGTTGCAAGAGCTCATCTCCAG CTTCTGCTGGTTCAAGATGGGAAACTCTATGGACGGGATTCTATGTTTACTGTTATCACCAGAGCTGCAGTGTTGCCCGAAGTTTCAAAGAACCATGATGTTcagaagaatgaatattttgtgCAATTAGGGCAG TTAGTTATCAATATGCTCAAAATTCTTTGTACAAATGCTGCATGGCAAAGGCGTAAGCTAGGGAAAATGCTACAAGATTGGCGTGTTATGTATGTGCAG CTAGAGCTAGCGTTTAGAAAGGAGTTTGGAGAAGTGTCAAGAATTCCAGAAGATGAG AACGTCTGTGTGAAAATATTCCAACATATCCTCCTTTGGGTAGAGGAGCAAACATACTGGATAGCTTCGCGTTTTCtcattttgggttttgagttgGAGCTCTATTCCCCAAGTGAATATTGCATGGTATACTGGTATATGTATGTTGTCTTGATTAAGCTTTCAGAGAAAACACATCTTAAGATGGCAGCAAAGAATGACATGG GCAAACGAAAGGGCAAGAAGAAAAGGGATTCCCCGAAGGATGTTGCAAGGGAATATCGAATCCCACCAGCAGTCTTGTTTCTTCAATGCCAAATATGTCTTGCTGAAGGGCTCACAATG ATGCTTGCTGCTTTGAGGAATGAACACATGATCTTACAAAGTCGAAATCCTTTTAATACAGAGCAAGAG AGATTTATTCAGCACTTTGAACTTTTACAGAAAGCTTGCATTCCTGACCACGTCTCATTCCACTCATTCAGGGAATCCACAACCTATGCTCGCTTATCC ACCCTGGTTATGTATAATTACTTTAAAGATGCTCAGAGGATTGCAAAGGAGGCTAAGAGTAGTTTTTCCAACGACCCTGACAAATTGGCCGAACTCAGAAAAATAGAGCAAGTGGCAGAGCACAATAGCATTGCCTTAAATGTTATTTCCCGGGTAGGAGCCCTCGACCCTACACTAAAGGCTTCTTTTGAGTTCAGCCACCATCCGTACTTCGCTACAGCCGTTGTCAAGAGATCTTGA